A window from Candidatus Cloacimonadota bacterium encodes these proteins:
- a CDS encoding NAD(P)H-dependent oxidoreductase — protein sequence MKILLIKAHPREDSFCHALADEYCQGALAAGHEVESVMLSALDLAPYLKHGQKQKVELSEELLAVQRQISACGLLVFAYPNWWATPPALLKLFLEIILLPGFAYKYRQRKGLAVGWDKLLQGRSARLLVTMDGPPVYYRFYLKDPGYKMMNANLRFCGIRPVRSSYFGSVKLSSAKTRQRWLARAYKLGLAE from the coding sequence ATGAAGATATTGCTGATCAAAGCGCATCCGCGGGAAGACAGTTTTTGCCATGCTTTGGCAGATGAATATTGCCAAGGCGCCCTGGCCGCGGGCCACGAAGTGGAATCTGTCATGCTGAGCGCGCTGGACCTCGCCCCCTACCTTAAGCATGGCCAGAAGCAAAAGGTAGAGCTGTCGGAAGAACTTTTGGCCGTACAAAGACAGATTTCAGCCTGCGGGCTGCTGGTATTCGCCTATCCGAACTGGTGGGCCACTCCGCCGGCGCTGCTGAAGCTCTTCCTGGAGATCATCCTGCTGCCCGGTTTTGCCTATAAATACCGCCAGCGGAAGGGCCTGGCGGTGGGCTGGGACAAACTCCTCCAGGGAAGATCGGCCCGGCTTTTGGTAACTATGGATGGTCCCCCGGTTTATTACCGCTTTTATCTTAAAGACCCCGGTTACAAAATGATGAACGCCAATTTGCGCTTTTGCGGGATCAGACCAGTCCGCAGCAGCTATTTCGGCTCGGTGAAGCTGTCATCCGCGAAAACCCGGCAACGCTGGCTGGCCAGGGCCTACAAGCTGGGCTTGGCTGAATGA